One genomic segment of Lampris incognitus isolate fLamInc1 chromosome 2, fLamInc1.hap2, whole genome shotgun sequence includes these proteins:
- the LOC130107784 gene encoding sodium- and chloride-dependent taurine transporter-like isoform X2, whose product MAQKEKLQCLKDFHKDTLKPSPGKSPGTRPEDEAEGKTPQREKWASKLDFVLSVAGGFVGLGNVWRFPYLCYKNGGGAFLIPYFIFLFGGGLPVFFLEVALGQYTSEGGITCWAKLCPIFTGIGYASIVIVSLLNIYYIVILAWGLYYLFQCFQPELPWAKCKQPWNTENCVEDTVRKNKTLWLAANITNFTSPVTEFWERNVLSISSGIEDVGPLKWDLALCLLAVWVICFFCIWKGVKSTGKVVYITATFPFVMLIVLLVRGVTLPGATEGIKFYLYPDLSRLQDPEVWIDAGTQIFFSYAICLGAMTSLGSYNKYKYNCYRDCLLLGGLNSGTSFVSGFAIFSVLGFMAQEQGVDIADVAESGPGLAFIAYPKAVSMMPLPTFWAILFFIMLLLLGLDSQFVEVEGQITSIVDLYPSLLRKGYHREIFIAVMCCISYLLGLSMVTKGGMYVFQLFDYYAASGVCLLWVAFFECIAVAWVYGVDNFYDAIEDMIGYKPNAWMKWSWTVITPVLCMGCFVFSLVKYKPLTYNKVYEYPDWSIGLGWSLALASMICIPMVMVIKILQSEGPLIERIKAVAAPVKGGASSRPKEYSLKGSELTQPLDPNGNNGLIKPTHTIVETMM is encoded by the exons ATGGCACAGAAAGAGAAGCTTCAATGTCTGAAGGATTTCCACAAGGACACCCTGAAACCTTCACCAGGAAAGAGCCCCGGCACGCGACCTGAAGATGAGGCTGAAGGCAAAACCCCTCAGAGGGAGAAGTGGGCCAGCAAGCTCGACTTTGTCCTGTCTGTGGCTGGTGGCTTTGTCGGATTAGGAAATGTCTGGCGGTTCCCGTACCTTTGCTATAAAAATGGTGGAG GTGCATTTCTCATCCCCTATTTCATCTTCCTGTTTGGCGGTGGCCTGCCTGTGTTCTTCCTGGAGGTTGCTCTGGGCCAGTACACTTCTGAAGGAGGAATCACCTGCTGGGCCAAACTCTGCCCCATCTTCACTG GTATTGGCTATGCCTCCATTGTGATTGTATCTCTACTGAACATTTACTACATCGTGATCTTGGCCTGGGGGCTGTACTACCTGTTTCAATGCTTTCAGCCTGAGCTCCCCTGGGCCAAATGCAAGCAGCCCTGGAACACAGAAAACTGTGTGGAGGACACAGTCCGCAAGAACAAGACCCTTTGGCTTGCAGCCAATATCACCAACTTTACCTCTCCTGTCACTGAATTCTGGGA ACGCAACGTCCTGAGCATCTCCTCCGGGATTGAGGACGTTGGGCCCCTGAAGTGGGACCTGGCCTTGTGTCTCCTGGCAGTGTGGGTTATCTGCTTCTTTTGCATCTGGAAGGGAGTCAAGTCTACTGGGAAA GTGGTGTACATAACGGCGACTTTCCCATTTGTCATGCTGATTGTGCTGCTGGTGCGTGGGGTGACCCTGCCCGGGGCAACCGAAGGGATCAAATTTTACCTGTACCCTGACCTGAGCCGTTTACAGGATCCAGAG GTATGGATTGATGCAGGGACCCAGATTTTCTTCTCCTATGCCATTTGCCTGGGGGCCATGACATCTCTGGGGAGCTACAACAAGTACAAATACAACTGCTACAG GGACTGTTTGCTGCTGGGAGGCCTCAACAGCGGTACCAGTTTTGTGTCTGGCTTCGCAATATTTTCCGTCCTGGGCTTCATGGCACAAGAGCAAGGGGTGGACATTGCCGATGTGGCAGAGTCAG GCCCTGGCTTGGCCTTCATCGCGTACCCTAAGGCTGTGTCCATGATGCCACTGCCTACCTTCTGGGCCATCCTCTTCTTTATCATGCTTCTGCTTCTGGGCCTGGACAGTCAG TTTGTTGAAGTGGAAGGACAGATCACCTCTATTGTGGATCTGTATCCATCCCTCCTAAGGAAGGGTTACCACCGAGAGATCTTTATAGCTGTCATGTGTTGCATAAGCTATCTTCTGGGCCTCAGCATGGTGACAAAA GGTGGCATGTACGTGTTTCAACTCTTTGACTACTATGCAGCCAGCGGTGTGTGCCTTTTGTGGGTCGCATTCTTTGAATGTATCGCTGTAGCCTGGGTTTATG GCGTTGATAATTTCTACGACGCTATTGAGGATATGATTGGCTACAAACCAAACGCGTGGATGAAATGGAGCTGGACTGTCATCACTCCCGTCCTCTGCATG GGTTGCTTCGTCTTCTCCCTTGTGAAGTACAAGCCCTTGACTTATAACAAGGTATATGAGTACCCCGACTGGTCCATTGGCCTGGGCTGGTCTTTGGCCCTTGCTTCAATGATCTGCATCCCCATGGTGATGGTCATCAAGATCCTTCAGTCTGAGGGACCCCTGATTGAG AGGATCAAAGCTGTGGCAGCCCCAGTGAAAGGAGGTGCGAGCTCTCGTCCCAAGGAGTACAGCCTGAAGGGCAGCGAGCTAACACAACCCCTAGACCCAAATGGGAACAATGGCTTGATCAAGCCCACGCACACCATTGTAGAAACAATGATGTGA
- the LOC130107784 gene encoding sodium- and chloride-dependent taurine transporter-like isoform X1 — MKEIMAQKEKLQCLKDFHKDTLKPSPGKSPGTRPEDEAEGKTPQREKWASKLDFVLSVAGGFVGLGNVWRFPYLCYKNGGGAFLIPYFIFLFGGGLPVFFLEVALGQYTSEGGITCWAKLCPIFTGIGYASIVIVSLLNIYYIVILAWGLYYLFQCFQPELPWAKCKQPWNTENCVEDTVRKNKTLWLAANITNFTSPVTEFWERNVLSISSGIEDVGPLKWDLALCLLAVWVICFFCIWKGVKSTGKVVYITATFPFVMLIVLLVRGVTLPGATEGIKFYLYPDLSRLQDPEVWIDAGTQIFFSYAICLGAMTSLGSYNKYKYNCYRDCLLLGGLNSGTSFVSGFAIFSVLGFMAQEQGVDIADVAESGPGLAFIAYPKAVSMMPLPTFWAILFFIMLLLLGLDSQFVEVEGQITSIVDLYPSLLRKGYHREIFIAVMCCISYLLGLSMVTKGGMYVFQLFDYYAASGVCLLWVAFFECIAVAWVYGVDNFYDAIEDMIGYKPNAWMKWSWTVITPVLCMGCFVFSLVKYKPLTYNKVYEYPDWSIGLGWSLALASMICIPMVMVIKILQSEGPLIERIKAVAAPVKGGASSRPKEYSLKGSELTQPLDPNGNNGLIKPTHTIVETMM; from the exons ATGAAGGAAAT CATGGCACAGAAAGAGAAGCTTCAATGTCTGAAGGATTTCCACAAGGACACCCTGAAACCTTCACCAGGAAAGAGCCCCGGCACGCGACCTGAAGATGAGGCTGAAGGCAAAACCCCTCAGAGGGAGAAGTGGGCCAGCAAGCTCGACTTTGTCCTGTCTGTGGCTGGTGGCTTTGTCGGATTAGGAAATGTCTGGCGGTTCCCGTACCTTTGCTATAAAAATGGTGGAG GTGCATTTCTCATCCCCTATTTCATCTTCCTGTTTGGCGGTGGCCTGCCTGTGTTCTTCCTGGAGGTTGCTCTGGGCCAGTACACTTCTGAAGGAGGAATCACCTGCTGGGCCAAACTCTGCCCCATCTTCACTG GTATTGGCTATGCCTCCATTGTGATTGTATCTCTACTGAACATTTACTACATCGTGATCTTGGCCTGGGGGCTGTACTACCTGTTTCAATGCTTTCAGCCTGAGCTCCCCTGGGCCAAATGCAAGCAGCCCTGGAACACAGAAAACTGTGTGGAGGACACAGTCCGCAAGAACAAGACCCTTTGGCTTGCAGCCAATATCACCAACTTTACCTCTCCTGTCACTGAATTCTGGGA ACGCAACGTCCTGAGCATCTCCTCCGGGATTGAGGACGTTGGGCCCCTGAAGTGGGACCTGGCCTTGTGTCTCCTGGCAGTGTGGGTTATCTGCTTCTTTTGCATCTGGAAGGGAGTCAAGTCTACTGGGAAA GTGGTGTACATAACGGCGACTTTCCCATTTGTCATGCTGATTGTGCTGCTGGTGCGTGGGGTGACCCTGCCCGGGGCAACCGAAGGGATCAAATTTTACCTGTACCCTGACCTGAGCCGTTTACAGGATCCAGAG GTATGGATTGATGCAGGGACCCAGATTTTCTTCTCCTATGCCATTTGCCTGGGGGCCATGACATCTCTGGGGAGCTACAACAAGTACAAATACAACTGCTACAG GGACTGTTTGCTGCTGGGAGGCCTCAACAGCGGTACCAGTTTTGTGTCTGGCTTCGCAATATTTTCCGTCCTGGGCTTCATGGCACAAGAGCAAGGGGTGGACATTGCCGATGTGGCAGAGTCAG GCCCTGGCTTGGCCTTCATCGCGTACCCTAAGGCTGTGTCCATGATGCCACTGCCTACCTTCTGGGCCATCCTCTTCTTTATCATGCTTCTGCTTCTGGGCCTGGACAGTCAG TTTGTTGAAGTGGAAGGACAGATCACCTCTATTGTGGATCTGTATCCATCCCTCCTAAGGAAGGGTTACCACCGAGAGATCTTTATAGCTGTCATGTGTTGCATAAGCTATCTTCTGGGCCTCAGCATGGTGACAAAA GGTGGCATGTACGTGTTTCAACTCTTTGACTACTATGCAGCCAGCGGTGTGTGCCTTTTGTGGGTCGCATTCTTTGAATGTATCGCTGTAGCCTGGGTTTATG GCGTTGATAATTTCTACGACGCTATTGAGGATATGATTGGCTACAAACCAAACGCGTGGATGAAATGGAGCTGGACTGTCATCACTCCCGTCCTCTGCATG GGTTGCTTCGTCTTCTCCCTTGTGAAGTACAAGCCCTTGACTTATAACAAGGTATATGAGTACCCCGACTGGTCCATTGGCCTGGGCTGGTCTTTGGCCCTTGCTTCAATGATCTGCATCCCCATGGTGATGGTCATCAAGATCCTTCAGTCTGAGGGACCCCTGATTGAG AGGATCAAAGCTGTGGCAGCCCCAGTGAAAGGAGGTGCGAGCTCTCGTCCCAAGGAGTACAGCCTGAAGGGCAGCGAGCTAACACAACCCCTAGACCCAAATGGGAACAATGGCTTGATCAAGCCCACGCACACCATTGTAGAAACAATGATGTGA